One genomic region from Jiangella sp. DSM 45060 encodes:
- a CDS encoding MFS transporter, whose amino-acid sequence MTQLDARQARTRYLILLALRWLPSGMLLPVLTLLPLERGLTLSELGLAAAAQGLVVFLLELPTGGFSDALGRRPVMVASGLVSLAGCGLIFVADSFAVFALAFGVQGLYRALDSGPLESWYVDTVQARDPDADISTGLSRGGTVTGIAVGVGALVAGGLVALDPLSSVEALAVPVLVAAVLRAVAVAATISLLVEARPRSGWPALTAAVREAPGVIGGSLRVVRASVVLQGLILIEVAWGFGATAYESLTPVRLAEVVDDAERAGAIMGPAAAAAWFASAAGAALAPRLARRIGITATAAVTRVAQGVFVATMGLSLGAAGIVVAFIACYVIQGASSPMHMTLVHREVTEEHRVTIVSISSMVFQPAAALGLIALTAVGESTSLATAMVLGGVILAAAAAFYLPAYRAERRQAP is encoded by the coding sequence ATCCTGCTGGCCCTGCGCTGGCTGCCGTCCGGCATGCTGCTCCCGGTCCTGACGCTGCTGCCGCTGGAGCGCGGCCTCACGCTCTCCGAGCTCGGGCTCGCCGCCGCGGCCCAGGGCCTCGTCGTGTTCCTGCTCGAGCTGCCGACCGGCGGGTTCTCCGACGCGCTCGGCCGCCGCCCGGTGATGGTGGCCTCCGGGCTGGTCAGCCTGGCCGGCTGCGGGTTGATCTTCGTCGCCGACTCGTTCGCGGTGTTCGCGCTGGCGTTCGGCGTGCAGGGCCTGTACCGGGCGCTGGACAGCGGCCCGCTGGAGTCCTGGTACGTCGACACGGTCCAGGCCCGCGACCCGGACGCCGACATCTCGACCGGCCTGTCCCGCGGCGGCACCGTCACCGGCATCGCCGTCGGCGTGGGCGCCCTGGTGGCCGGCGGCCTGGTCGCGCTCGACCCGCTGTCGTCGGTCGAGGCGCTGGCGGTGCCGGTGCTGGTCGCGGCCGTGCTGCGGGCCGTCGCGGTCGCCGCCACCATCAGCCTGCTGGTCGAGGCGCGGCCGCGGTCGGGCTGGCCGGCCCTGACGGCGGCCGTACGGGAGGCGCCTGGCGTCATCGGCGGGAGCCTGCGGGTGGTCCGCGCCTCCGTGGTCCTGCAGGGGCTGATCCTTATCGAGGTGGCCTGGGGATTCGGTGCGACGGCGTACGAGTCGCTCACGCCGGTCCGGCTGGCCGAGGTGGTCGACGACGCCGAACGGGCCGGCGCCATCATGGGACCCGCGGCGGCCGCCGCCTGGTTCGCCTCGGCCGCCGGTGCGGCGCTGGCGCCACGCCTGGCGCGGCGCATCGGCATCACCGCCACCGCCGCCGTCACGCGGGTCGCCCAGGGCGTCTTCGTCGCCACGATGGGGCTGTCGCTCGGCGCGGCCGGCATCGTCGTGGCGTTCATCGCCTGCTACGTCATCCAGGGCGCGTCGAGCCCGATGCACATGACGCTGGTGCACCGCGAGGTCACCGAGGAGCACCGGGTCACGATCGTGTCGATCAGCTCGATGGTCTTCCAGCCCGCGGCCGCGCTCGGCCTGATCGCGCTGACCGCGGTCGGCGAGTCCACCTCGCTGGCGACGGCCATGGTCCTGGGCGGCGTGATCCTCGCCGCGGCGGCGGCGTTCTACCTTCCGGCGTACCGTGCCGAGCGGCGGCAGGCACCCTAG